The Alphaproteobacteria bacterium genome includes a window with the following:
- a CDS encoding DUF4268 domain-containing protein, producing the protein MKTNLSRLERVPLREAWRHEAGDFTPWLAEADNLDALAQALGLSELEVVATEHYVGDFKLDILCTDGDQQVIIENQLAETDHKHLGQILAYAAGVGARKVIWVAESFRPEHVAALRFLNENTTDDLSFFGVQVELWRIGSSPLAPKFEVVVQPDNWAKTGREQARAAASASPTKQLQLKFWSALIERLAKNAPQIRPQKPRPQHWLNNSIGRAGFGLNITANTRDARLGVELWMPGEEAKRRFARLIEQRPNIELQLGFQLDWQDLPDAMACRIATWLPDASIEDESRWDEYLAWLEQRLVVMDRVLRPIVKALP; encoded by the coding sequence ATCAAGACCAACCTTAGCCGACTTGAGCGCGTACCCCTTCGTGAAGCGTGGAGGCACGAAGCGGGCGACTTCACGCCCTGGCTGGCGGAGGCAGACAATCTCGATGCACTGGCGCAAGCCCTCGGGTTGAGCGAGTTGGAGGTTGTGGCGACGGAGCACTATGTCGGCGACTTCAAACTCGACATCCTTTGCACGGATGGTGACCAGCAGGTCATCATCGAAAACCAGCTCGCCGAGACCGATCACAAGCATCTCGGCCAGATCCTCGCTTACGCGGCCGGCGTGGGTGCGCGCAAAGTGATCTGGGTGGCGGAATCCTTCCGGCCCGAACACGTGGCCGCGCTACGGTTCCTCAACGAGAATACGACCGACGACCTCAGCTTCTTCGGCGTGCAAGTCGAATTGTGGCGGATCGGCAGTTCCCCGCTGGCACCCAAGTTCGAAGTCGTGGTCCAGCCCGACAACTGGGCCAAGACGGGCCGCGAGCAGGCGCGCGCCGCCGCGTCCGCGTCGCCCACCAAGCAGTTGCAGCTCAAGTTCTGGTCGGCCCTGATAGAGCGATTGGCAAAGAACGCGCCGCAAATCCGGCCGCAGAAGCCGCGACCGCAGCATTGGCTGAACAACTCGATCGGCCGCGCCGGTTTTGGCCTCAACATTACGGCGAACACCCGCGATGCGCGCCTCGGTGTCGAGCTCTGGATGCCCGGCGAGGAGGCGAAGAGGCGATTTGCGCGGCTCATCGAGCAACGCCCGAACATCGAACTTCAGCTCGGTTTCCAGCTCGACTGGCAAGACCTACCCGACGCAATGGCCTGCCGAATTGCGACATGGCTCCCCGACGCTTCCATCGAGGACGAAAGTCGCTGGGACGAATACCTCGCATGGTTGGAGCAGCGGCTTGTCGTGATGGATAGGGTGCTGCGGCCGATCGTGAAGGCGCTGCCGTGA
- a CDS encoding type I restriction endonuclease subunit R: MSPSAYTENQLVEQPAIGLFAALGWQTVSALEETFGKDGTLGRETKGEVVLAERLRVALTKLNPALPGEAIQTAIDELARDRSAMSLEAANREIYRLMKDGIPVSLPDRENGGQKTERLRVIDWGNPQQNDFLLVSQFSVVGSLYTCRPDLVGFVNGLPWVVVELKKPGVTARSAFDENLTHYKQQIPQLFWFNALLIASNGTDSRVGSLTADWERFFEWKRIEREDEPRRVSLEVMLRGTCDRSRLLDLVENFTLFSEHKAGLVKILGQNHQFLGVNNAIASMLEARKLGHGRGGVFWQTQGSGKSFSMVFFAQKILRKLAGNWTFVVVTDRVELDDQIAKTFKTVGAVSEAEGDQCHAESGAHLRELLRGNHRYVFTLVHKFQTPEMLTDRSDVIVLTDEAHRSQYDTLALNMRAALPKALFLAFTGTPLIAGEERTKEVFGDYVSIYDFQQSVEDGATVPLFYENRTPELHLVNPDLNEDIYDLIEGADLDADQEEKLEKVLGRQYHLITRDDRLETVAQDIVRHFLGRGFIGKAMVVSIDKATALRMHDKVKTHWTAEIDRVRKELRRSSLSPAEQTALRQRLDILETTDMAVIISPAQNEIEQMKKLSLDIAPHRKRMNESNPALDERFKDTSDPLRLVFVCAMWLTGFDAPSCSTVYLDKPMRNHTLMQTIARANRVFPGKHSGVIVDYANVFASLEKALAIYGAGKGGANPVRDKAELVAALRQAVADATAYCLTHGIDLAAIEALPLAGMARLTAIENAINALIAPDAVRRQLFGHEKFVGTLYRAVKPDPAAIEFSVRIAGIDTLAAAIRAKLNPNPPDISTILQEIAGLLDQSIIGSTIQQAGPPAIDLSKINFEALAQRIKDSQHKNTDLEALKAAIAAKLEHLVRLNPTRADFAGKFEALIESYNNGSRNIEQLLEELLKLSRSLDDEEARHVRENLSEEELVIFDILTRPAPTLSAAERDEVKKVAKDLLSRLKTLLVLNWRQKSAARSTLKLAIEDALDTLPESYDRPLYAQKCSAVFEHVYESYPERNSGVYA; the protein is encoded by the coding sequence GTGAGTCCTAGCGCCTACACCGAAAACCAGCTCGTCGAGCAGCCCGCCATTGGGCTGTTTGCGGCGCTTGGTTGGCAAACGGTGTCGGCGCTCGAGGAAACGTTCGGCAAAGATGGCACGCTTGGCCGCGAGACCAAGGGCGAGGTCGTGCTGGCGGAACGCCTGCGGGTGGCGCTCACGAAGCTCAACCCTGCCCTGCCTGGCGAGGCGATCCAAACCGCCATCGACGAACTCGCCCGCGATCGCTCGGCAATGAGCCTCGAAGCGGCCAATCGCGAAATCTATCGGCTAATGAAGGACGGCATCCCGGTCTCCCTCCCCGACCGCGAGAACGGCGGGCAGAAGACCGAGCGCTTGCGCGTGATCGATTGGGGAAACCCGCAACAGAACGACTTCCTGCTCGTCAGTCAGTTCAGTGTCGTCGGCAGCCTCTATACCTGCCGACCCGATTTGGTCGGCTTTGTGAACGGTCTGCCCTGGGTGGTGGTCGAACTCAAAAAACCCGGCGTAACGGCACGCTCGGCCTTCGACGAGAACTTGACGCACTACAAGCAGCAGATTCCGCAGCTCTTCTGGTTCAACGCCCTTCTGATCGCCAGCAACGGAACCGATAGCCGCGTCGGCTCCCTGACCGCCGACTGGGAGCGGTTCTTCGAGTGGAAGCGTATCGAGCGCGAGGACGAACCACGCCGCGTGTCGCTGGAGGTGATGCTACGAGGCACTTGCGACCGCAGCCGCCTCCTCGATCTCGTCGAGAACTTCACGCTGTTCTCTGAGCACAAGGCGGGGCTGGTCAAGATCCTGGGGCAGAACCACCAGTTCCTTGGCGTGAACAACGCTATCGCGTCGATGCTGGAGGCGCGCAAGCTCGGCCACGGGCGCGGCGGCGTGTTCTGGCAGACTCAGGGCAGCGGCAAGAGCTTCTCGATGGTGTTCTTCGCCCAGAAGATCCTGCGCAAACTCGCGGGCAACTGGACATTCGTCGTCGTTACCGATCGCGTGGAGCTCGACGACCAGATCGCGAAGACCTTCAAGACCGTCGGTGCGGTCAGCGAGGCCGAGGGCGATCAATGTCATGCCGAGAGCGGCGCGCATCTGCGGGAACTCTTGCGCGGCAATCATCGCTACGTCTTCACCCTGGTGCACAAGTTCCAGACGCCGGAGATGCTGACCGACCGCAGCGACGTCATCGTGCTGACCGACGAAGCGCATCGCAGCCAGTACGACACGCTGGCGCTCAATATGCGTGCCGCCCTGCCGAAAGCGCTCTTCCTTGCCTTCACCGGTACGCCGCTGATTGCGGGCGAAGAACGAACAAAGGAGGTGTTCGGTGACTACGTGTCGATCTACGACTTCCAGCAATCGGTGGAAGACGGCGCAACGGTGCCGCTGTTCTATGAGAATCGCACACCCGAGCTGCACCTCGTCAATCCGGACCTCAACGAAGACATTTACGATCTGATCGAGGGCGCCGATCTCGACGCCGACCAGGAGGAGAAGCTCGAAAAGGTCCTCGGACGACAATATCACCTGATCACCCGCGACGACCGGCTCGAGACGGTCGCGCAGGACATCGTGCGGCACTTCCTCGGCCGCGGCTTCATCGGCAAGGCAATGGTTGTCTCGATCGACAAGGCGACCGCGCTTCGCATGCACGACAAGGTGAAGACGCACTGGACCGCCGAGATCGATCGCGTACGTAAGGAACTCCGCCGCAGCAGTCTATCGCCTGCCGAACAAACCGCGTTGCGCCAACGCCTCGACATTCTCGAAACAACCGATATGGCGGTAATTATCTCACCGGCACAGAACGAGATCGAGCAGATGAAGAAGCTCAGCCTCGATATCGCCCCCCATCGCAAGCGCATGAACGAGTCTAATCCGGCGCTCGATGAAAGGTTCAAGGACACTTCCGACCCGCTACGCCTCGTTTTCGTCTGCGCCATGTGGCTGACGGGCTTCGACGCACCGAGCTGCTCGACGGTGTATCTCGACAAGCCGATGCGCAATCATACGCTGATGCAGACGATTGCGCGCGCCAATCGTGTCTTTCCGGGAAAGCACAGCGGCGTGATCGTCGACTATGCCAATGTCTTCGCGTCGCTCGAAAAGGCACTCGCCATCTACGGCGCCGGAAAAGGCGGCGCAAATCCCGTCCGGGACAAAGCCGAACTCGTTGCCGCACTACGGCAAGCCGTGGCGGATGCGACCGCGTACTGCCTGACGCACGGCATCGATCTCGCGGCGATCGAGGCGCTACCGCTCGCTGGAATGGCGCGTCTGACAGCCATCGAGAATGCCATCAATGCGCTGATCGCACCCGACGCGGTCCGCCGGCAGCTCTTCGGACACGAGAAATTCGTGGGGACCCTCTATCGCGCGGTGAAGCCGGATCCGGCGGCGATCGAGTTTTCCGTTCGCATCGCCGGTATCGACACGTTGGCCGCCGCCATACGCGCGAAACTCAATCCTAATCCCCCCGACATTTCGACTATTCTTCAAGAGATCGCCGGCCTACTGGATCAGTCGATCATCGGATCGACGATTCAGCAAGCCGGCCCTCCGGCCATCGATCTTTCGAAGATAAACTTCGAGGCGCTCGCGCAACGCATCAAGGATTCCCAGCACAAAAATACAGACCTCGAAGCGCTCAAAGCGGCCATTGCCGCCAAGCTGGAACATCTGGTGCGGCTCAATCCCACCCGAGCCGACTTCGCGGGGAAGTTCGAAGCGTTAATTGAAAGCTATAATAACGGCAGCCGCAACATCGAGCAGCTCTTGGAGGAATTGCTCAAGCTCTCGCGTAGCCTCGACGACGAAGAGGCGCGCCATGTTCGCGAGAATCTCAGCGAAGAGGAGCTCGTGATATTCGACATTCTGACGCGCCCTGCCCCAACCTTGAGCGCAGCCGAGCGAGACGAGGTGAAGAAGGTCGCGAAGGACCTGCTGTCACGTCTCAAGACGCTCCTCGTCCTCAACTGGCGGCAAAAATCGGCGGCAAGATCGACGCTGAAACTTGCGATCGAAGACGCTCTCGACACTTTGCCCGAATCTTACGATCGCCCGCTATACGCGCAAAAGTGCTCGGCCGTTTTCGAGCATGTCTACGAGAGCTATCCGGAAAGGAACTCGGGTGTGTATGCTTGA
- a CDS encoding AAA family ATPase, producing MQVTIGGRGLHAREVKGVERLKSLPKDWYAFTNLELATRIGRSRELDVIIVADRMIFLIDLKDWSGTIESDSGNWLHNGRDTGPSPVAKIHSNVKDVLQLLARQLKSRPESKALAIPKIVGVVVVTGTADLGGISETERGSVFEIDDFLKTLGSERALHTAFGDVDRRIMLEPLTTASWKDRLVKFFNVRTGPFKPGRTRYDRYIATSEQATFQHPSDIYREYEAEEESTPQNLGTLRLWNFANCKDGRFQTEEGRAEIAGREGKVFYYLRDRSEGCENWILIPKSADPNQSASYWEVYDRRRRLKRLHDFVASEGPNLSSHDRIELSRQILARVAALHVANTAHLDLGGHSVWLEAPSTVRISHLLTAKFPEVASLGKARYQFLSTVTAPEDVLGGNSSAKAKDVFLSAIVVHEVLFGRGPASSSPSNPPDWDASIDTDGAYELLHHWFEKALDTDPAQRFPDAVVALEAFNSATESRPTPKEVIDGLERFRGAVRTQRHLFNTYPSIKDIASNDISEVWQSDSAVKVKMWKRQAWGDQGREGPRILSFLERALDLKVSPLAGCAAIKDVLWLGDAIVLIQDWIFGETLASSLATKPDSWLDWHVALRFLLRLSEIVVELHARGVTHGDLKPDNIIVQDGERVEPVLIDTIDFSPTLDGDIASSAYAPETGNRQERDNFAVTKIVEEILAKCPINPHAVINIAAAIEVCRNNVPQNATLLPLVEALSSALTPSTTPPRMTIALSIRNAVTGTVVPDEGRFYLRVRRDVSALVIRGIAEEVEIRISKNGNPLSGHRRTVSQGWITRISKHEFKSIEADITIVSSAFNDFNELAALLQDAQVREALWGATKVHGVVALDEEEPEKLDELEDVAEDTLVEEIAANSAATQIVDTDLPALWRSLIDVEAELTTEGIAISESAFNRTLRRHLVPFELSCGSFDFDRADTVGVQKLDAKGIWRRVGELDTSRSKPGLVVIDPTEYANPNQTHIVEENQRLRFISHFELQSLRRREGAVRKILSHQARVPGLIDVFDPRKNLLPTLISGTLDDNLVETYGLNPSQKEALRALLSIRPLGLVQGPPGTGKTKFIAALTHYALAKGLVRNVLLASQSHEAVNNAAESVLGLFRKSGGEPSILRVGSESVVSDRLLPFHSERVELLFKDRFRAQQSERLRIAGAALGLPKDLVDEILFVEATVRSVCERIAELIVSSEVDNGRIESLHQTLLAHLSYLGFSQGQIVIERNPGTLVDDTIVALIDRHKHEPGVSAANAAKLRSACKIARDFVSSASTAHRGFEPFLAGTRQIVAGTCVGLGRPSLGLTSTPFDLVIVDEAARCTASELSVPLQAGRWIILVGDQAQLEPLHKPEVVQQVGTRTGFAESEIIRSDFERVFETSYGAAAGRKLRTQYRMLPPIGRLVSDTFYPEINLEHGRVTPEVDPSVLPSDLAAPLTWVATDGLGEQGFESFEAGRTSRINRVEADCIIGMLARWYDHDPFRKWLTTQTQHPQGIGVICMYAAQRDHLRRRLLRAPHGDTLLRHVKVDTVDSYQGKENPIVVLSLVRNNADGPHQAGAITVREGFLSRSNRINVAISRAMDRLVIVGTNARWPREGAMHRLVDNFDKALKAREASVIIASELLDSTKDPEHLKKRNGQS from the coding sequence ATGCAAGTCACAATTGGTGGGCGCGGCCTTCATGCACGAGAGGTAAAGGGCGTTGAACGCCTGAAAAGTCTTCCGAAAGACTGGTACGCCTTTACGAATTTAGAGTTGGCCACGCGCATTGGACGATCGCGCGAACTCGACGTGATCATAGTGGCAGATCGCATGATTTTCCTCATCGACCTCAAAGATTGGTCCGGGACGATCGAAAGTGATTCGGGGAACTGGCTGCATAACGGACGCGATACCGGGCCGTCTCCAGTCGCAAAAATCCACAGCAACGTAAAAGACGTTCTGCAATTGCTTGCAAGGCAGTTGAAGTCCCGGCCGGAAAGCAAAGCATTGGCGATCCCGAAAATCGTCGGGGTCGTCGTTGTCACTGGCACTGCGGACTTAGGCGGAATCTCCGAAACCGAGCGAGGCAGCGTCTTTGAGATTGACGATTTCTTAAAGACTCTCGGCTCCGAGAGGGCGCTCCACACAGCTTTTGGCGATGTGGATCGACGCATTATGCTGGAGCCATTGACTACTGCTTCTTGGAAGGATCGCCTCGTTAAATTCTTCAATGTCAGAACAGGTCCATTCAAACCAGGGCGCACACGCTACGATCGGTACATCGCCACATCAGAACAGGCCACCTTCCAGCATCCGAGTGATATTTATCGCGAGTATGAAGCTGAAGAAGAGAGCACGCCACAGAATTTAGGAACATTAAGACTATGGAATTTCGCTAACTGTAAGGATGGCAGATTTCAAACTGAAGAGGGACGCGCGGAGATTGCAGGACGAGAAGGTAAAGTCTTTTATTACCTTCGCGACCGAAGTGAAGGTTGTGAAAACTGGATTCTCATTCCGAAGTCTGCTGATCCGAATCAGAGCGCCAGCTATTGGGAAGTCTACGACCGTCGGCGTCGTCTAAAAAGGCTCCATGATTTTGTCGCCAGCGAAGGCCCGAACCTCTCGTCACACGACCGCATCGAACTTTCGCGCCAAATACTAGCGCGCGTTGCCGCACTTCATGTCGCGAATACGGCACATCTCGATCTGGGTGGTCATAGTGTTTGGTTAGAAGCGCCTTCGACTGTTCGAATTTCGCATTTACTTACAGCAAAGTTTCCAGAAGTCGCATCGCTCGGCAAAGCACGCTATCAGTTCCTCTCAACAGTAACTGCGCCTGAAGATGTTCTCGGCGGAAATTCAAGCGCCAAGGCAAAAGACGTATTTCTAAGTGCTATTGTAGTCCATGAAGTTTTGTTCGGGCGTGGGCCTGCCAGTTCCTCGCCCAGTAATCCACCAGACTGGGACGCCTCGATCGACACCGATGGGGCATATGAACTGCTGCACCACTGGTTTGAGAAGGCGCTCGATACCGACCCGGCGCAGAGATTCCCAGACGCTGTAGTTGCGCTTGAAGCATTCAATTCAGCAACAGAGTCACGTCCCACTCCGAAGGAGGTAATTGATGGTCTTGAGCGCTTTCGTGGAGCTGTTCGCACGCAACGGCATCTTTTCAATACCTATCCATCCATAAAAGACATTGCGTCGAATGACATTTCTGAAGTCTGGCAAAGTGATTCTGCCGTCAAAGTAAAAATGTGGAAGCGGCAGGCTTGGGGTGATCAAGGCCGCGAGGGCCCGCGTATCCTAAGTTTTCTCGAGCGGGCGCTGGATTTGAAGGTGTCGCCGCTAGCGGGATGCGCCGCCATTAAGGATGTGTTGTGGCTTGGCGATGCCATCGTTTTGATTCAGGACTGGATTTTTGGAGAGACGCTAGCGAGTAGTCTCGCGACGAAGCCAGACTCCTGGCTTGATTGGCATGTTGCGCTCAGATTTTTGTTGCGACTATCCGAAATCGTAGTGGAGCTCCATGCACGCGGCGTAACACACGGCGACCTGAAACCGGACAACATCATCGTTCAAGATGGCGAGCGAGTTGAGCCGGTATTGATTGACACGATTGATTTTTCGCCGACGTTGGATGGAGATATAGCGTCGAGCGCTTATGCGCCCGAGACAGGTAATCGTCAGGAACGTGACAATTTCGCTGTTACGAAGATCGTCGAAGAGATTCTAGCTAAGTGCCCTATCAATCCGCACGCAGTGATCAATATCGCTGCTGCAATCGAAGTTTGCCGAAACAACGTGCCGCAGAATGCGACACTATTGCCACTAGTCGAAGCCCTCAGTTCAGCGCTGACACCGAGCACGACGCCTCCCCGCATGACCATAGCGTTGTCAATCCGCAACGCTGTTACAGGTACAGTTGTTCCAGATGAAGGCCGATTTTACCTTCGGGTACGAAGAGATGTGTCCGCGCTGGTCATCCGCGGCATCGCCGAGGAAGTTGAAATCCGCATTAGCAAGAATGGCAATCCGCTTTCAGGCCACCGTCGAACTGTTAGTCAAGGATGGATCACGCGCATCTCCAAGCATGAATTTAAGTCGATTGAGGCAGACATCACGATTGTAAGTTCGGCATTCAACGACTTCAATGAACTAGCCGCACTCCTTCAAGACGCACAGGTGCGAGAGGCACTTTGGGGAGCGACTAAGGTCCATGGTGTTGTCGCGCTAGATGAGGAGGAGCCCGAGAAGCTGGATGAATTAGAGGATGTCGCCGAAGATACGCTTGTCGAAGAGATCGCAGCAAATTCAGCTGCGACCCAAATAGTAGATACAGATCTTCCGGCCTTATGGAGGAGCCTCATTGACGTTGAGGCGGAGCTTACGACAGAAGGAATTGCGATTTCTGAAAGTGCTTTTAACCGAACTCTCAGGCGCCACCTCGTGCCTTTCGAGCTTTCCTGTGGTTCCTTCGATTTTGATCGTGCGGACACTGTCGGTGTGCAGAAGCTAGACGCGAAGGGCATCTGGCGCCGCGTCGGTGAGCTCGATACATCTCGGTCAAAGCCCGGCTTGGTAGTTATCGATCCAACGGAATACGCAAACCCGAATCAAACGCACATCGTTGAAGAGAATCAAAGGCTACGCTTCATCAGTCATTTTGAATTGCAAAGTCTTCGTCGGCGCGAAGGCGCAGTTAGAAAAATCCTATCGCATCAGGCGCGCGTACCGGGGCTTATTGACGTCTTCGACCCGCGTAAGAACCTGCTTCCGACATTGATATCAGGCACCCTGGACGATAATTTGGTTGAAACCTATGGCCTGAATCCCAGCCAGAAAGAGGCATTACGTGCGCTTCTGAGTATTAGGCCTCTTGGCTTGGTGCAAGGACCGCCCGGTACTGGTAAGACAAAATTCATCGCGGCACTGACACATTACGCCCTTGCAAAAGGGCTTGTGCGCAACGTGTTGCTCGCGAGCCAATCGCACGAAGCGGTTAACAATGCGGCAGAGTCGGTGCTAGGTTTGTTTCGCAAATCTGGCGGTGAGCCGAGTATTCTTCGCGTTGGCTCCGAAAGTGTCGTATCCGATCGGCTACTACCGTTCCATTCTGAGAGGGTAGAGCTCCTATTCAAAGACCGCTTTCGAGCCCAACAAAGCGAGCGCTTGCGGATTGCAGGTGCCGCCCTCGGCTTACCCAAAGACCTCGTTGATGAAATTTTATTTGTCGAGGCGACAGTCCGTTCGGTGTGCGAACGGATTGCGGAACTTATTGTCAGCTCCGAAGTGGATAATGGCCGCATTGAGAGCCTTCACCAAACCTTACTTGCGCATCTGTCCTATCTGGGATTTTCCCAAGGCCAGATTGTAATCGAACGCAATCCGGGAACCCTAGTTGATGATACGATTGTTGCCCTTATCGATCGGCATAAACACGAGCCGGGTGTGAGCGCAGCAAACGCGGCCAAGCTGCGTAGTGCTTGCAAGATTGCTCGCGACTTTGTTTCGAGCGCATCAACAGCACATAGGGGTTTCGAGCCATTTCTCGCCGGTACGCGTCAAATAGTGGCCGGCACGTGCGTCGGGCTTGGGCGCCCATCTCTGGGATTGACCAGTACGCCGTTCGACCTCGTTATTGTTGACGAAGCAGCGCGTTGCACGGCGAGCGAGCTTTCAGTGCCACTTCAAGCAGGGCGCTGGATCATTCTAGTGGGAGACCAAGCGCAACTAGAGCCGTTGCACAAACCGGAGGTCGTACAGCAGGTAGGAACGAGGACGGGATTCGCAGAAAGCGAGATTATCCGCAGTGATTTCGAGCGTGTATTTGAAACTAGCTATGGCGCTGCCGCTGGAAGGAAGTTGAGAACACAGTATCGGATGCTCCCACCCATCGGACGGCTTGTCTCTGACACTTTCTATCCAGAAATCAACCTGGAACACGGCCGCGTTACCCCCGAAGTCGATCCTTCTGTCCTCCCCAGCGATCTCGCAGCCCCCCTGACTTGGGTCGCGACGGATGGTCTTGGCGAACAGGGTTTTGAGAGCTTTGAGGCAGGGCGGACTAGCCGCATAAACCGAGTCGAAGCGGACTGCATAATTGGCATGCTTGCGCGGTGGTACGACCATGATCCGTTTCGCAAATGGTTAACGACACAAACGCAGCACCCCCAGGGAATCGGGGTTATCTGCATGTACGCAGCGCAACGCGATCATTTGAGAAGGCGACTTCTCAGAGCCCCGCACGGTGACACGCTTTTGCGGCATGTAAAAGTAGACACGGTTGATAGCTACCAGGGAAAAGAAAATCCGATAGTTGTCCTCTCGCTCGTGCGCAATAACGCAGACGGGCCACATCAAGCTGGCGCGATAACGGTACGAGAGGGATTTCTATCACGTAGCAATCGCATCAATGTTGCAATTAGCCGTGCAATGGACCGCCTAGTGATCGTCGGTACCAACGCACGTTGGCCGCGAGAGGGAGCGATGCATCGCCTCGTCGACAATTTCGACAAGGCGCTCAAAGCCCGGGAAGCTTCGGTGATAATTGCGAGCGAGCTTCTCGATAGCACAAAGGACCCGGAACATCTCAAGAAGAGAAATGGACAAAGCTGA
- a CDS encoding indolepyruvate oxidoreductase subunit beta family protein, which yields MSAHRTIRIAILAMGGEGGGVLANWLVDLAEHNGHLAQMTSVPGVAQRTGATIYYVEMTAAPCAPDEGPNMALMPVPGDVDLVIASELMEAGRAIQRGFVTSDRTVLVASTSRVHAMTEKITVADGRVDETALREACELAARRFVGLDLARVARETGSVISAAIFGVVAATEVLPFRRAIFEATIERGGIGVAASKRAFGAAFELVAGLPPPAVVTPPVAERMLEPRDIPAPAAGFAAIGVERLTDYQNAAYASLYLKRLRRIARVDAASGAGRFQLTALVARHLALAMAYEDIYRVADLKTRKSRFARVAAEVGVRDGQVLRIAEFLHPRAQEIVESVPAWLGRFLTSNAIARRILSALTSKGRIVATTSLSGFLLLFLTARLRGFRPASMRFAETQADLGDWLRRIEVAAGRDYTLALEIAECRNLVKGYGETFERGLSNYRAIFAAMDGLAPDMPRSSIVAAWRKAAVADDTGEKLRAAIASA from the coding sequence ATGAGCGCGCATCGCACGATCCGCATCGCGATCCTCGCCATGGGCGGCGAGGGCGGTGGCGTGCTGGCCAATTGGCTGGTCGATCTCGCCGAGCATAACGGTCATCTCGCGCAGATGACGTCGGTTCCCGGCGTGGCGCAGCGTACCGGCGCCACGATCTACTACGTCGAGATGACGGCGGCCCCTTGCGCGCCCGACGAAGGCCCGAATATGGCGCTGATGCCGGTGCCGGGGGACGTCGATCTCGTGATCGCCTCGGAGCTGATGGAAGCCGGGCGCGCGATCCAGCGCGGCTTCGTAACATCCGACAGGACGGTATTGGTCGCATCGACGTCGCGCGTCCATGCGATGACGGAGAAGATAACCGTCGCCGACGGACGCGTCGATGAAACCGCTTTGCGCGAGGCTTGCGAACTTGCCGCGAGACGCTTCGTCGGCTTGGATCTAGCGCGGGTCGCGCGCGAGACGGGCAGCGTGATCTCGGCCGCGATTTTCGGCGTCGTCGCCGCGACGGAAGTGTTGCCGTTCAGGCGCGCGATCTTCGAGGCGACGATCGAGCGCGGCGGGATCGGCGTCGCCGCATCGAAACGCGCCTTCGGGGCGGCGTTCGAGCTCGTCGCAGGCCTGCCGCCGCCTGCGGTCGTTACGCCGCCCGTTGCTGAACGGATGTTGGAACCCCGCGACATTCCCGCACCCGCGGCAGGCTTCGCGGCAATCGGTGTCGAACGGCTGACGGATTATCAGAACGCAGCCTACGCGTCGCTTTATCTCAAGCGCTTGCGGCGCATCGCGCGGGTTGATGCGGCGTCCGGGGCGGGGCGCTTCCAATTGACGGCGCTGGTCGCGCGGCATCTCGCGTTGGCGATGGCGTACGAGGATATCTATCGTGTTGCCGATTTGAAGACGCGCAAAAGCCGCTTTGCCCGTGTCGCAGCGGAAGTCGGCGTACGCGACGGGCAGGTCTTGCGGATCGCGGAATTCCTACATCCGCGCGCGCAGGAGATCGTCGAGAGCGTGCCTGCGTGGCTTGGGCGGTTTCTAACGTCGAACGCCATCGCGCGCCGCATTCTTTCGGCTTTGACGTCAAAAGGCCGAATCGTCGCGACAACGTCGCTTTCGGGATTTCTGCTGCTGTTTTTGACGGCGCGGCTGCGCGGATTTCGCCCGGCATCGATGCGCTTCGCCGAAACTCAGGCCGATCTCGGGGATTGGCTGCGCCGCATCGAAGTGGCGGCCGGGCGTGACTACACGCTGGCGCTTGAAATCGCCGAATGTCGAAACCTCGTCAAAGGTTATGGCGAGACGTTCGAACGCGGCTTATCGAATTATCGCGCGATCTTCGCGGCGATGGACGGTCTGGCGCCGGACATGCCCAGATCGAGCATCGTCGCCGCGTGGCGCAAGGCAGCTGTTGCCGACGACACCGGCGAGAAACTTCGCGCCGCGATCGCGTCCGCTTAA